The following are from one region of the Variovorax sp. V213 genome:
- a CDS encoding ABC transporter permease — protein MNADNRRLVGMNRLGSFAVLCAFIALWWMASNAGWVSRVFLPTPQATLASLLEGLNLSGGSGHGELLAFTQATVGRMVQGWLLASLFGVLLGAAIGVSPAVRAWVQPTLEFIRPLPASALLPLAISIFGLNPGMVLFVVAFGAMWPVLLATVHGFAAVEPRLSEVARCLQMSRAAFVWKMGLPNAMPDILAGMRLALTIALIVAVVGEMIASQSGLGQAILLAARAFRASDLFAGIVLLGLIGFVSNALLALAEKRLLRWRQP, from the coding sequence ATGAACGCCGACAACCGCCGCCTCGTGGGCATGAACCGGCTCGGTTCGTTCGCCGTGCTGTGCGCATTCATCGCGCTCTGGTGGATGGCGAGCAATGCAGGCTGGGTGAGTCGCGTCTTTCTGCCGACGCCGCAAGCCACCTTGGCAAGCCTGCTCGAGGGGCTCAATCTTTCCGGCGGTTCCGGCCATGGCGAGCTGCTCGCCTTCACGCAGGCCACGGTCGGCCGCATGGTGCAGGGCTGGCTGCTGGCCTCGCTCTTCGGCGTGCTGCTGGGTGCCGCCATCGGCGTGTCGCCCGCGGTGCGCGCGTGGGTGCAGCCGACGCTCGAATTCATCCGCCCCCTGCCCGCTTCGGCACTTCTGCCACTGGCCATTTCGATCTTCGGGCTGAACCCCGGCATGGTGCTGTTCGTGGTGGCCTTCGGCGCGATGTGGCCGGTGCTGCTGGCCACGGTGCACGGCTTCGCGGCGGTGGAGCCGCGGCTGTCGGAAGTGGCCCGCTGCCTGCAGATGTCGCGCGCGGCTTTTGTCTGGAAGATGGGCCTGCCCAATGCCATGCCCGACATCCTGGCCGGCATGCGGCTCGCGTTGACCATTGCGCTCATCGTCGCGGTGGTGGGCGAAATGATCGCTTCGCAAAGCGGCCTGGGCCAGGCCATTCTTCTCGCGGCGCGCGCGTTTCGCGCCAGCGACCTGTTCGCCGGGATCGTGCTGCTCGGGCTCATCGGCTTCGTGAGCAACGCGCTGCTGGCCCTTGCCGAGAAGCGGCTGCTGCGCTGGCGGCAGCCCTGA
- a CDS encoding acetoacetate--CoA ligase, translating to MSAPNTPQIRLYQDWLRDKRGLSFDTYDALWRWSVTDLDAFWQSIWDYVGMRSPTPHTAVLADAHMPGARWFPGAQVNYAREVLRHADAAHAAGMPAIVSDNELGEVREMSWPELRRQVASVALTLRSLGVQRGDRVAAYMPNVPETMVAFLACSSIGAVWSVCAPDMGTAAVVDRFRQIEPKLLIAADGVHYGAKPIDRSAVVQELRGALPSVQKLLLLRTPHAAQQLAADADWHEAMARDDAEVAAFEPEWLPFDHPIWIVYSSGTTGLPKPIVHGQGGIIMTMYACGLHNDVGASYGANNFGERFHWYSSTGWVMWNCQLSGLAFGTTIVIYDGHPAGSKEKPDWAVLWRFAAKHRITFFGAGAAYFTNCMKAGVVASECGDLSRVRALGSTGSPLSEDVQRWGTAQLRAAGASEVWWCNISGGTDFCGAFVGGNRELPEVPGQMQCRQIGHAVEAWNENGQPVIGEVGELVCTRPIPSMPLYFWGDEGNARYLSSYFDTYPGIWRHGDWIKIGEDGGCIIYGRSDATINRQGLRMGTSEIYSAVEALPEVLDSMVVDLEYLGRESYMPLFVVLRPGVALDDAMRAKINGAIKTSLSPRFLPNDIFQVDEIPRTLSGKKQELPIKKLLLGQPLEKVVNREAMANPASLGWYVEFAARRAAS from the coding sequence ATGTCCGCTCCCAACACCCCTCAGATCCGCCTCTACCAGGATTGGCTGCGCGACAAGCGCGGCCTCTCCTTCGACACCTACGACGCGCTGTGGCGCTGGTCCGTGACCGATCTCGACGCTTTCTGGCAGAGCATCTGGGACTACGTCGGCATGCGCTCGCCCACGCCGCACACGGCGGTGCTGGCCGATGCGCACATGCCCGGCGCCAGGTGGTTTCCGGGTGCGCAGGTCAATTACGCACGCGAGGTGCTGCGCCACGCCGATGCAGCCCATGCGGCCGGCATGCCCGCCATCGTGAGCGACAACGAGCTGGGCGAAGTGCGCGAGATGTCCTGGCCCGAGCTGCGCCGCCAGGTGGCCTCGGTCGCGCTCACGCTGCGTTCGCTGGGTGTGCAGCGTGGAGACCGCGTGGCGGCCTACATGCCCAACGTGCCCGAGACCATGGTGGCGTTCCTCGCGTGCTCGAGCATCGGCGCCGTGTGGAGCGTGTGCGCGCCCGACATGGGCACCGCCGCGGTGGTCGACCGCTTCCGCCAGATCGAACCCAAGCTGCTGATCGCCGCCGACGGCGTGCACTACGGCGCCAAGCCCATCGACCGCAGCGCCGTGGTGCAGGAACTGCGCGGCGCGCTGCCCAGCGTGCAGAAGCTGCTGCTGCTGCGCACGCCGCATGCCGCGCAACAGCTCGCCGCCGATGCCGACTGGCACGAGGCCATGGCACGCGATGACGCCGAGGTGGCGGCCTTCGAACCCGAATGGCTGCCCTTCGACCACCCGATCTGGATCGTCTATTCGAGCGGCACCACCGGCCTGCCCAAGCCCATCGTGCACGGGCAGGGCGGCATCATCATGACGATGTATGCCTGCGGCCTGCACAACGACGTCGGTGCGAGCTACGGCGCCAACAACTTCGGCGAGCGCTTTCACTGGTACAGCTCGACCGGCTGGGTCATGTGGAACTGCCAGCTCTCGGGCCTGGCCTTCGGCACCACCATCGTCATCTACGACGGCCATCCGGCCGGCAGCAAGGAGAAGCCCGACTGGGCCGTGCTGTGGCGCTTCGCCGCCAAGCACCGCATCACCTTCTTCGGCGCCGGCGCGGCCTACTTCACCAACTGCATGAAGGCCGGCGTGGTGGCGTCCGAATGCGGCGACCTGTCACGCGTGCGCGCGCTCGGCAGCACCGGCTCGCCGCTGTCCGAAGACGTACAGCGCTGGGGCACGGCGCAGCTGCGGGCAGCCGGCGCCAGCGAGGTGTGGTGGTGCAATATTTCAGGAGGCACGGATTTTTGCGGCGCCTTCGTGGGCGGCAACCGCGAGCTGCCCGAGGTGCCCGGCCAGATGCAGTGCCGGCAGATCGGCCACGCGGTCGAGGCATGGAACGAAAACGGCCAACCCGTCATCGGCGAAGTGGGCGAGCTGGTCTGCACGCGGCCCATTCCCTCGATGCCGCTGTACTTCTGGGGCGACGAAGGCAATGCGCGCTACCTGTCGAGCTACTTCGACACCTACCCCGGCATCTGGCGCCACGGCGACTGGATCAAGATCGGCGAAGACGGCGGCTGCATCATCTACGGCCGCAGCGACGCCACCATCAACCGCCAGGGCCTGCGCATGGGCACCAGCGAGATCTACAGCGCCGTGGAGGCCTTGCCTGAAGTGCTCGACTCGATGGTGGTCGACCTCGAATACCTCGGCCGCGAAAGCTACATGCCGCTGTTCGTGGTGCTGCGCCCCGGCGTGGCGCTGGACGACGCCATGCGCGCGAAGATCAACGGCGCCATCAAGACCTCGCTCTCGCCGCGCTTCCTGCCCAACGACATCTTCCAGGTGGACGAGATTCCGCGCACGCTCTCGGGCAAGAAGCAGGAGCTGCCGATCAAGAAGCTGCTGCTGGGC
- a CDS encoding cyclase family protein, translated as MPRKFVDLSIFLENDVLSDPPAFAPKIQYFTHEQTYEQIEPFFPGLQREDLPDGEGWAVELVQLSTHNGTHLDAPYHFHSTMDKALGEKKPAIAIHEVPLEWCFQPGVKLDFRHFADGYVVTAHDVEAELKRIGHTLSPLEIVVVNTRAGSRYGNPDYVSAGAGMGYEATMYLLERGVRLTGTDAWSWDAPFVHTARKYGETHDASLIWEGHKAGRDIGYCHLEKLHNLEVLPPTGFFISCFPHKIRGASAGWTRAVAIFDDALMASV; from the coding sequence ATGCCACGCAAGTTCGTCGACCTCTCGATCTTTCTCGAAAACGATGTGCTGTCCGACCCGCCCGCCTTCGCGCCAAAGATCCAGTACTTCACGCACGAGCAGACCTACGAGCAGATCGAGCCCTTCTTCCCGGGCCTTCAGCGCGAAGACCTGCCCGATGGCGAAGGCTGGGCCGTGGAGCTGGTGCAGCTTTCCACGCACAACGGCACGCACCTCGATGCGCCCTACCACTTCCACTCGACCATGGACAAGGCGCTGGGCGAGAAGAAACCCGCCATCGCCATTCACGAGGTGCCGCTCGAATGGTGCTTCCAGCCCGGCGTGAAGCTCGACTTCCGGCATTTCGCCGATGGCTATGTGGTGACCGCCCACGACGTCGAGGCCGAACTCAAGCGCATCGGCCACACGCTGAGCCCGCTGGAGATCGTGGTGGTGAACACGCGCGCGGGCTCGCGCTACGGCAACCCCGACTACGTGTCGGCCGGCGCGGGCATGGGCTACGAAGCCACCATGTACCTGCTGGAGCGCGGTGTGCGCCTCACGGGCACCGATGCATGGAGCTGGGACGCGCCCTTCGTGCACACCGCCAGGAAGTACGGCGAGACGCACGATGCCTCGCTGATCTGGGAGGGCCACAAGGCCGGCCGCGACATCGGCTACTGCCACCTGGAGAAGCTGCACAACCTGGAGGTGCTGCCGCCTACCGGCTTTTTCATCAGCTGCTTTCCACACAAGATCCGCGGCGCCTCGGCGGGGTGGACGCGCGCGGTGGCGATCTTCGACGATGCGTTGATGGCATCGGTCTGA
- a CDS encoding ABC transporter permease, translating to MTERRLLRWVRPWVFPAMLAAAFEWYARRASALGSDALAPPSAAAKAFVGAALDGSLWQATGFTLGTAALGLLLGAMLGIALGLVLGLSRRAAQWGSLSIEVLRPVPSVALIPLAMLTFGFGVRMELAIVAFATFWPLVVLVQSAVQQIEPRLLEVSRVLGLSARERAFKIVLPAIVPRLFVALRLGVAVALVVAVTVEIAANPNGMGYAMMIAQQSFDPALMLAWLGWIGVVGFAINAGMVQLQRVVARRMGVLP from the coding sequence ATGACTGAACGCCGCCTGCTTCGTTGGGTGCGGCCGTGGGTGTTTCCTGCAATGCTTGCCGCCGCCTTCGAGTGGTACGCGCGGCGCGCGTCCGCGTTGGGCAGCGATGCGCTTGCCCCGCCGAGCGCGGCCGCCAAGGCCTTCGTCGGTGCGGCGCTCGACGGCTCGCTGTGGCAGGCCACCGGCTTCACGCTCGGCACGGCCGCGCTCGGCCTGCTGCTGGGCGCGATGCTCGGCATCGCACTCGGGCTGGTGCTCGGGCTCTCGCGCCGCGCGGCGCAGTGGGGTTCGCTGTCGATCGAGGTGCTGCGGCCCGTGCCTTCGGTGGCGCTGATTCCGCTGGCAATGCTGACCTTCGGATTCGGCGTGCGCATGGAGCTGGCCATCGTCGCCTTCGCCACCTTCTGGCCGCTCGTGGTGCTGGTGCAGTCGGCGGTGCAGCAGATCGAGCCCCGGCTGCTCGAGGTGAGCCGCGTGCTGGGCCTCTCGGCGCGAGAGCGTGCTTTCAAGATCGTGCTGCCCGCCATCGTGCCGCGCCTGTTCGTCGCGCTGCGGCTGGGCGTCGCGGTGGCGCTGGTGGTGGCGGTCACGGTGGAGATCGCGGCCAACCCGAACGGCATGGGCTACGCGATGATGATTGCGCAGCAGAGCTTCGATCCCGCGCTGATGCTCGCGTGGCTGGGCTGGATCGGCGTGGTGGGTTTTGCAATCAACGCGGGCATGGTGCAGTTGCAGCGCGTGGTCGCCCGGCGCATGGGGGTGCTGCCATGA
- a CDS encoding TetR family transcriptional regulator, translated as MNARTPTAKRSAHRAAAFTAEAARPDRRHAILLAAEKLFAQHGYHAVTIRQIAEEAGVPLALVGYYFGPKHELFHAIFEHWSHSIEERLAGLKAVNNDPDDVRTLPRIIEAFTGPVLALRASAEGEYYALLVARELYHATEEADRVLRGYFDPLAEAYIDALHVALPHATRGQAAWGYQFSLGALLHHLNDSRIERLSHGENRRSDPAVAPMLVNFIVGGLRAALPRPKAPQKKTTPRRQKT; from the coding sequence ATGAATGCCCGCACCCCGACCGCCAAACGAAGCGCCCACCGGGCCGCGGCCTTCACCGCCGAAGCGGCCCGGCCCGACCGGCGCCACGCGATCCTGCTGGCGGCCGAGAAACTCTTTGCGCAGCACGGCTACCACGCGGTCACGATCCGCCAGATCGCCGAGGAAGCGGGGGTGCCGCTGGCGCTGGTCGGCTATTACTTCGGGCCCAAGCACGAGCTCTTCCACGCCATCTTCGAACACTGGAGCCACAGCATCGAGGAGCGGCTCGCGGGTCTCAAGGCGGTGAACAACGACCCTGACGACGTACGCACGCTGCCACGCATCATCGAGGCCTTCACGGGGCCGGTGCTGGCGCTGCGCGCGAGCGCCGAGGGCGAGTACTACGCGCTGCTGGTGGCGCGCGAGCTCTATCACGCCACCGAGGAAGCCGACCGCGTGCTGCGCGGCTACTTCGACCCGCTGGCCGAGGCCTACATCGACGCGCTGCACGTCGCGCTGCCGCATGCCACGCGCGGGCAGGCCGCCTGGGGCTACCAGTTCTCGCTCGGGGCGCTGTTGCATCACCTGAACGACAGCCGCATCGAGCGGCTGTCGCACGGCGAGAACCGGCGCAGCGACCCAGCCGTGGCGCCGATGCTCGTGAACTTCATCGTCGGCGGGCTGCGCGCCGCGCTCCCGCGACCCAAGGCCCCGCAGAAGAAAACCACCCCCAGGAGACAAAAGACATGA
- a CDS encoding ABC transporter ATP-binding protein: protein MNAAADFLRFDGVAIRLGGREILSPTSFDVARGEFVCIVGPSGCGKTTLLRAASGLVTASAGEVRRSGVKMTEPSREVAFVFQDYGRALLPWRTVEGNVSLALEAAGVPAAERARRIADVLGKVGLAKHAQKFPVQLSGGMQQRAQIARCLAQKPELMMMDEPFGALDALTRQSLQDELARLVRDDGLTVLFVTHDLEEAIYLGDRVIALQANPGPGRPSLARMIEVKIPRPRDQLTTKEHPEYLQLRRELFAFIEQGHD from the coding sequence GTGAACGCTGCAGCCGACTTTCTTCGCTTCGACGGCGTCGCGATCCGGCTCGGCGGGCGTGAGATCCTGTCGCCCACCTCCTTCGACGTGGCACGCGGCGAGTTCGTCTGCATCGTGGGCCCGAGCGGCTGCGGCAAGACCACGCTGCTGCGCGCGGCCAGCGGACTGGTCACAGCCAGTGCCGGCGAGGTGCGGCGCAGCGGCGTGAAGATGACCGAGCCTTCGCGCGAAGTGGCTTTCGTGTTCCAGGACTACGGCCGCGCGCTGCTGCCCTGGCGCACGGTCGAAGGCAACGTGAGCCTCGCGCTCGAAGCGGCCGGCGTGCCCGCTGCCGAGCGGGCGCGTCGCATTGCCGATGTGCTCGGCAAGGTCGGCCTGGCCAAGCATGCGCAGAAGTTTCCGGTGCAGCTTTCGGGCGGCATGCAGCAGCGCGCGCAGATTGCCCGCTGCCTGGCGCAGAAGCCCGAGCTGATGATGATGGACGAGCCCTTCGGCGCGCTCGATGCGCTCACGCGCCAGAGCCTGCAGGACGAGCTCGCGCGGCTGGTGCGCGACGACGGACTCACGGTGCTGTTCGTCACGCACGACCTGGAAGAAGCCATCTACCTCGGCGACCGCGTGATCGCATTGCAAGCCAATCCGGGGCCCGGCCGGCCCAGCCTCGCGCGGATGATCGAGGTGAAGATTCCGCGTCCGCGCGACCAGCTCACGACCAAGGAGCATCCCGAGTATCTGCAGCTGCGGCGCGAGCTGTTCGCCTTCATCGAGCAGGGCCATGACTGA
- a CDS encoding ABC transporter substrate-binding protein, whose protein sequence is MMKRRTLLSALAAASAAAALPSRAQANPKIVFGYTAVSDFASVFVAAEEGYFKKRNLDVELKFIPLNSTIPAALQSDSLQIGGPTPSVFLQAVDGGLDLVLVAGGGLTSKTITGFGLVARAGSGIKGPQDCVGKKIGVPGLGAFLHVTFRAWLKDSGVDYRKVNFVEASFPQHADLLRGGSVDAVVSADPFMSRITESGAGYVASYYSTFLPENNQTIVHAAKREWVAKNPAAARAFRESLVEAAAFMQQPKNDAKVRGAIGKYIKLPPEVLAKIQVSPPGAMVNEKQLGYWVGLMKDQDMLKTSIDVAKLIAK, encoded by the coding sequence ATGATGAAAAGACGCACCCTGCTGTCGGCGCTGGCCGCCGCATCGGCCGCCGCGGCGCTGCCTTCACGCGCGCAGGCGAACCCGAAGATCGTGTTCGGCTACACGGCCGTGTCCGACTTCGCCTCGGTCTTCGTGGCCGCCGAAGAGGGCTACTTCAAGAAGCGCAACCTCGACGTCGAGCTGAAGTTCATTCCGCTCAACTCCACCATTCCCGCGGCGCTGCAGTCCGACTCGCTGCAGATCGGCGGGCCCACGCCCTCGGTGTTCCTGCAGGCGGTGGACGGCGGGCTCGACCTGGTGCTGGTGGCCGGCGGCGGGCTCACGTCGAAAACCATCACCGGCTTCGGCCTGGTGGCGCGCGCCGGCTCGGGCATCAAGGGGCCGCAGGACTGCGTGGGCAAGAAGATCGGCGTGCCCGGGCTGGGCGCGTTCCTGCACGTGACCTTCCGCGCCTGGCTCAAGGACAGTGGCGTGGACTACCGCAAGGTCAACTTCGTCGAGGCCTCGTTCCCGCAGCATGCCGACCTGCTGCGCGGCGGCTCGGTCGATGCGGTGGTGTCGGCCGACCCGTTCATGAGCCGCATCACCGAAAGCGGCGCGGGCTACGTGGCGTCGTATTACTCCACCTTCCTGCCGGAGAACAACCAGACCATCGTGCATGCGGCCAAGCGCGAATGGGTGGCGAAGAACCCGGCCGCCGCGCGCGCGTTCCGCGAGTCGCTGGTCGAGGCCGCCGCGTTCATGCAGCAGCCGAAGAACGACGCCAAGGTGCGCGGGGCCATCGGCAAGTACATCAAGCTGCCGCCGGAGGTGCTCGCGAAGATCCAGGTCTCGCCCCCCGGCGCCATGGTGAACGAGAAGCAGCTGGGCTACTGGGTCGGCCTGATGAAGGACCAGGACATGCTGAAGACCTCCATCGACGTTGCAAAGTTGATCGCCAAGTGA
- the fahA gene encoding fumarylacetoacetase yields MIALNHTHDAGARSWVDTANLEGTDFPIQNLPYAVFRRAGSPEPFRGGVAIGDQVLDMAALSVRQLLDGLALDAARAAALPALNDFFALGGAAWQALRHAVFAVLRGDAPAATVHAVRECLVPQAEVEYTVPARIGDYTDFYTSIDHALNISRLMNPDGDVTPNFRWIPTAYHGRVSTIGISGQRFHRPMGQTMAPGAKAPTYHACARLDYELELGVWIGEGNAAGEPIPLARAEEHIFGICLLNDWSARDIQFWEMAPLGPFLAKNFATTISPWIVTMEALAPYRQAWTRPANEPQPLGYLESPANRESGAIDIRLEVWLESEKARNDRSGPSRLSRTSFKHQYWSVGQMVAHHTVGGCSLNPGDLFGSGTISGPGPGEAGAIIELTRAAQSPVTLANGEERGFLEDGDAVLLRGWCEKPGHARIGFGESRGTVLPARTRNV; encoded by the coding sequence ATGATTGCGCTCAACCACACGCACGACGCCGGCGCCAGGAGCTGGGTCGACACGGCCAACCTCGAAGGAACCGACTTCCCGATCCAGAACCTGCCGTACGCCGTGTTTCGCCGCGCAGGCAGTCCGGAGCCGTTTCGCGGCGGCGTGGCCATTGGCGACCAGGTGCTCGACATGGCGGCGCTCTCCGTGCGCCAATTGCTCGACGGCCTCGCACTCGATGCAGCGCGTGCCGCCGCGCTGCCGGCGCTGAATGATTTCTTCGCGCTTGGCGGCGCTGCCTGGCAAGCATTGCGCCACGCTGTGTTCGCGGTGCTGCGGGGTGATGCGCCTGCCGCCACGGTGCATGCCGTGCGCGAGTGCCTCGTGCCGCAGGCCGAGGTCGAATACACGGTGCCCGCTCGCATCGGCGACTACACCGACTTCTACACCTCGATCGACCACGCATTGAACATCAGCCGCCTGATGAATCCCGATGGCGACGTGACGCCCAACTTCCGCTGGATTCCGACGGCCTATCACGGGCGCGTATCGACCATCGGCATCAGCGGCCAGCGCTTTCATCGCCCGATGGGCCAGACGATGGCACCGGGCGCGAAGGCGCCCACGTACCACGCCTGTGCGCGGCTCGACTACGAGTTGGAGCTGGGTGTGTGGATCGGCGAAGGCAATGCGGCCGGCGAGCCCATTCCGCTCGCGCGCGCGGAAGAACACATCTTCGGCATCTGCCTGCTCAACGACTGGTCGGCGCGCGACATCCAGTTCTGGGAGATGGCGCCGCTTGGCCCCTTCCTCGCAAAGAACTTCGCGACCACCATCTCGCCGTGGATCGTGACGATGGAAGCGCTTGCGCCCTACCGGCAGGCCTGGACGCGGCCCGCGAACGAGCCCCAGCCGCTCGGCTATCTCGAAAGCCCGGCGAACCGCGAAAGCGGCGCCATCGACATCCGCCTGGAGGTGTGGCTGGAGAGCGAGAAGGCGCGCAACGACAGGAGCGGGCCTTCGCGCCTGTCGCGTACGAGCTTCAAGCACCAGTACTGGAGCGTGGGGCAGATGGTGGCGCACCACACGGTGGGCGGCTGCAGCCTGAACCCGGGCGACCTGTTCGGCAGCGGGACCATCTCGGGACCGGGGCCGGGCGAGGCCGGCGCGATCATCGAGCTGACCCGCGCCGCGCAAAGCCCGGTCACGCTGGCCAATGGCGAAGAGCGCGGATTCCTCGAAGACGGCGATGCCGTGCTGCTGCGCGGCTGGTGCGAAAAGCCGGGGCACGCGCGCATCGGGTTCGGCGAAAGCCGTGGAACCGTGTTGCCGGCCAGGACGCGGAACGTCTGA